The genomic region ACACAAGAAACCCAATGTCAAACCTGCTCACTTAGAAATTTAGCAAATGCATGCAAGTAATTTGGACAAAGTGTTCAGCCATGCTCTACAACTTAGCTATGCTACTGAGCATGTCAACGTCAGGGGTCACGTAATAGTTGGAGTATGAACATGTGGCAAATTATTTGCCAAGCAACACAAACGTTTCTGGAGGCTCGTATTGGCCCTTTCAAAGTAGCTTCATGTTGTGGTTTTTCTATCAATTTGTCTGCCACCCATCTGGAGTTGCATCACGGACAATCAGTCAGTCTGACCATCTCTAACTTACCAGTCTTTTCTGGTTGAGGACCTGCTCTATCAGGGAGGGTCTGGCTGGCCGGTCCCCCACGGCACCCAGACGCTGTTTGTTTACAGACACAGGCCGCTCGTCTGAGTTTTCCtggttaacacacaaaaaagacaaaaacaagctaTTAACTAGgagtgttttatttgtattgtggTTCAGTAAAGTCTGAAGAACAGGGCCAGGAAACCACATGTGCCAATGAGTTCAGCCCTGGTAATGTAAACTGCATTGTAAACTGAGTTTACACCTCTCAAattcctttctttttcagtcATCTACATGTAgatattatttgtaataaaagGTTACTTTGTATGGTTTGTATGGACAGTTTCCACCACATCACGATGGGTTCAAATGGATGCATCTAGGTACAAAAgtatcaaaacaaaattaaaacctttatttattcaggggaGGTTCACTGACAGGCCTCCCGCCCTTAGCGGGaacgccctgatcacattcacccagttgcacacattcatacctggaagctgcccagaaCAACCACAGTCTGAACTGCTGGCCACTGACTAGCTCCACTGGAGCGTTTTTTTaagttaagggccttgctcaagggcacctcagtagTGGTAATAAGGGAGAGTCAAGCgcttctctttcactttccccacccagatttgatcttttttttaatcttacatCAAGTTTTCCACTGGACATGGCCTGatcactcttcttcttcttgtactTGTCTTTGTACATCTTGTTTCGGTGTTTTTTGCACATCCACGGTTTCCTCTGCTTGGCAACCTGCGTTGTTGTCTCCGTGCATCCGTCATAGGTGCACTGTTTGGGAGCGTTGTCGCCCTCCGAGGTCTCCTCGTCGTTGAGTTCCTCCGGGCTCGCGGCGCTGTCTCTGGGATCCGAAGTGTCCAGAACGTCGCTCTCCTCGTCCTGATCATCCATGTCGTAGGAGACGTTGTTCTCCGGTTCGTGCGGCGTTATAACATTTCTGCTGTCAACTACTCCGCTTTTACTCACGTAGTATCTTTGTCCGTCTTTAGTGAGCAGGAGAGTCgagtctttgtctttgtttgctgATGCTAAATTCTCATCTTCATTCATGATTGCGGTGTAACGTTCCAAATACAGTGTAACGTTAGCAGCAGCTAGCTAACTACCATTCCTTGGAGTCAGCTCACGTTAGCTAgcctagttagctagctaacacagTTGCCCCCCCACTTTCATGTATTACTGGGCGTTCATCTGCTTCGAGGCTGTATGTCGTAAATATACCatgatttgaaaaataaatcgcATCACTTCTAGCCGCCTATGATGATACCTCCATAGGTTTAGTGTTACTTCTCTTGCTTAGACTGTTCGGTCTCTCGCTGCATTTCGATAACAAGGATATTCTTCTTCGCTGCGATGGTGCCGTGTGTTGGTGACCCCTAGTGGTCAACATAACAAGTTTCAAccattttgtattttgcatgTACTTTTGTATTAGTCATATCTGGGTCAACACCGGGACAACGAAAAGTATTTGACAAGAATAAGGGTCAGCTCAACAATAAAAAGCACTAATCGTTTGATTATATGTGTGATTTTTGTGGACTAAAAGAAGAGAATATttcccatttattttttcactgttGATATACAAGAACGTTATGGATGGAGgtagacacatttaaaaaaaaacttaagataaatgttgaaataaatacgtttgatgtgatgtttttgtttggatAAGATTGAAACttaatattattagtattgttattattattattacacatttcttaatttttagaaatgtcctcatcagttaaaaaaatggcCAGGAACAAAGCcaacttttcttcttgttattAATGAATTTCAGCAATAAAGCACCTTTTTACTTAATATTAAAAGTTTAATACAAAAAAGCCATCAAGACCTTGACGTTTAACACATGCATTATGAAatggaaatgtctttttttgttcctttgtaATGTCTGTTCTATGTACAGCATCTATGTGTATGAACTATTGTAgaataaataatggaaaaagaagcaTTAATCATATACAATGAGAATAAAATGTAAGATAggttaaatatgaatataaaatagCACTGTAAGAAAATGAGGATGCCCTGGTGGCAGAGAACACCACAAAAACGTAAAATAACCTTCAGAGATCTCTGAAGGTTATTTACACTATTGTATGACACTGTTATGACatatgttttttacttttttggcacACTATAATTTGACATGCATGGTGACATACTGTGCAATAACATTTTGTGTGATATGGTACAGTGTTGTATGTTTATTGCATACTATATTAcgacatttgtttttacatttttatggcaCACTACACTAGGATTTAGaatgttaaattattatatgttttgctatatcaaaacattttatgacaaactattctatattttttaataaaaattctTGTGACATTTTGATGACATACTAGCAACGgctttttttgtgaattaaattttgatgacatactatattaggactttttaacaacatactatactatgacttttaattatatttatgaCCTACTAactgtataatttttttatgactatttgattacttttactattgacttttttcaacacactattcTATGAATTGTTAGgactttttgtgaaatactgtgctatgaccttttttaagacatataatattatgacttttaattaaCCCAtgcaatactttgactttttactacttactttttacatactatacttttactttttactattttcaacaaactatgactttttatgacatacaattgtgtgacttttttaaatcatactattctatgactttttatgacttttgtcaacGCTATACTACGACTTGTAATGACTTTTAATTACTTAAATAGTACTGAAAGTATGTCTACATAAAAGTGTGTATACGTAAAatgcaatgttgaaaaaagtcatcaacgtcatagtatagtatgtcagaaaaagtcatggctatgactttttttcgacatactatactatgacttttaattactttttttacaacatactatactatgacttttaatgtgttttgacatgctatactgtgactttatattacctttttcgacatactatactatgacttttaattacttttttccacatactatactatgacattttaatttactttttcaacatgacttttcgtgactttttatcaacatacatttttttggggaaataataTGGTacgatttttttgacatactatgttgtgtttactgatttgtttttgacatactatactgtgacttttaatctgactttttttatgacatactaacttctactttttatttctcttttccacatacacattactttttttgacatactatactttgactgtttataacctttttcaacatactatactatgacttttttcacaacaTACTGTGCCCTgaaattttttgacatactacaccatgatttttttctgacatagaatactatgactttgaatgttttttttggacatactataatatgactttatatgccttttttcaacatactatactatgccttttaattattttttttcaactttataactgacttttttaagacatactaACTTctactttttatgactcttttccacatactacacgtagactttttatgacttttttgacatacattaCTATGACTCTTTATTACTCTTTTCcacatacaataccatgaccttttattaattttgttcTGACGTACTACACgtagactttttatgacttttttgacatactgtactttgactttttatgacttttttcaatatactgtgctatgacttttatgacttttttaaaatactataacaTCACTTTATTTACGACATTCCATACTAtgaatgttttttgacattctatactgtgacttttaattacttttttcgacttgatactctgacttttttacaacatactaacttctacttttatttctcttttccacatactaaaacttttctttacataccctttttcaacgtactatactatgactttttctgactttttttgacatactcttccatgactttttttacaacatactattctatgattttaaatgccttttttcaacatgctatactatgacttttaattacttttttcaactttataaCTGACTTTTTTAAGACATAATGACTTCTACTTTTTATTACTcttttccatgtactatactatgactttttattaggtttttctgacatactacacgtagacttttcatgacttttttgacatactatactatgactttatttacaACCTACCCTACAATGACTTTGAATGTTTTTGGACattctatactgtgacttttaacGACATTTTTCGACTTGAtacttagacttttttttagaacatactaacttctactttttatttctcttttccacattatactataactttttttgacatactataatttgACTGTTTAtatccttttttgacatactattctatgactttttttacaacatactatgctttgactttttttgacatactacactatgactttttttcgacatactatactttgacttttttggagAAACtataatatattttgttatgatttttttcggCATGACGTctaatgactttttattactttcatGGATGAAATATACTAGGACCTTTTTACGACTTTTGTCAACTtactattctatgactatttatgattgttttttcgacatactatactataagtttttgtgactttttttctcgaaaaactataaaattacctctttttaacaaactataccatgactttttttacgtttactaagctgtgacttttttaaacatacaacccttttcatgtttttttttaaatactacactcagattttttttcatggaaaCTTCACAGGaggacttttttatgacattcatACTCaattttgtgattttctttgacataccTTACACGACTAttactactatgactttttattacttgtgtcaacatactacactatgattttttaatgacaaactaagacctagttttttttaaattcatagaCGGAGCATGGGTCACATTATAGTATGACTGTTTATGACTATTTTCGGCAGAGCAAACATgaatatttacaatttttttgacgTACAATACTATGCCTTTTATTACGATATgtgttttaatgacttttttacgacatcCTGTACTATGATGTTTTAAGACAAAAGGCTGTGCCACGACTGTTTTTCGAAAACTAATAATTGTTTTGAAAGAAACTTTTGAAGAGGATCCTGGGATTGATTTGACAATCCAGCATTTGTGAAGCAACAACTCTACCTCCAAGACACCAGTGTTTTGTTGAACTTAATAGATACACTATCCTATGACATTTCAAGAttcttttttctaaatactaCACTGTGCcctatttacaaaatgttgtgcCAATATACCATCACTATTCATGATTGTTTTCAATGTACCATAGTATgctcttttatgactttttcaacatactgtactatgactttttgggctttttttttttgacatactatactctagcttttcatgtctttttttcaacatactatattatgacttttcatgatttgttttccaaaattctatattataacttttttcaacatactctactacgactttttacgactttttttcggcatactgtactataacctttattatgacatactatactatgatgttttaaGACTTTTTGACGTAAGATCCTTGTTACAAAATTCTATGCCATgactttcatgacttttttcaacatcctatactatgacttttttgacacactataataTCACTTTATATGAATGTTTTTGATGTGCCATAGTGTGCAgttgtgtgactttttttccccatactatactgtgacttttcatGAAtcttttgacataccataccatgactttttatgatttttttaaacatactatattatgactttttttgacatactatccaacaactttttatgacttttttcaacatagaaCACTATAtaattgtattacttttttcgacatactatacaacaacatttatgattttgttcaaaataccatattattacttttttcaaaatactatgctatgacttttttgacatactattacatcccttttcattaattttgttgATAGACCATGGTGTGCCctttaatgatttgttttgacagactatactatgactttttaggcctttttttttacatactatgctatgaggTTAACAactttttcggcatactatactatgacctttatTATGACGTACTATGCGATGACGTTTCACGgcttttttcggcatactatactatgacctttattatgacatactatactatgacgttttaagACTGTTTTTTGACATAAGACCCTTTTTATGAAATCTATGCAAtgattttttacaacttttgttGACTACTAGTCTATAAGTATTTTtacgacatactgtactatgattttttttatgacatactatgccctgactttttctacatttttcaattttccttactttgacatttgtttccaatatactatacaataacttttttcgacacactatactatgactttttattattttattttatttacaaaatcactttttttttaacataccataccatgatttttaatgacttttttcaatttactatgcagtgacttttttaaacaaacaatacaatacaatacttgttcatgttttttttgaaattctaCACTCAGATTGTTTTTCAAAGAAACTTCACAGGAGGaatctatgacttttttatgacagtCATActtgattttgttattttcttcaacatacCCTACAATGACTATTTACAACATACTAACTTCTACTTTTTAttacatgctatacaatgactttttactACTtgtgtcgacatactatactacgattTTTCAATGACCGCTAgttagttttttgttaaaattcaaAGAAGGAGGGTGGGTTTAACGTCACAAACTTACTTTTATGAAATAACAACTCTACCTCTGAGCCACCTGCCTTTAGTCCTATAACTATTTTTAACTTATTATACTGTGATTGTTTAGGATTTTTTTCGACAGaccatacaatgactttttatacaatGACTGTTTATGACCATTTCCTTAGCTTTATCGACTGACTGTACTGGGAGTTTGTgcaacttttttaacatactacaccAAGACTTTTCTGAAAAGGTACTTTGCAGAAGGAGCCTGGAATTGATCACCCAACCTTGGATTGATGAGGTGACATATCTACACCACCTCCACCAGCTTCGGTCTTATAACCTTTATTACGATGCACtctactgtgtttttgtgacttttttgacatgactTTTTCACAACTTACCGTGACTAtgacttttgtgtcttttttttcaacattctatacaaTGACTTTGACATGATGTAACATGGTATATgatgcaaccatgattttggagcctccctgatccaaggaaactatacaatgaccttttgtcattttgtttgaaatactatattttgactttttttgacatactataccatcaCTTTTCATGATTGTTTCcaacatactttttttacacacaatactatgacttttttgacacactacaccatgactttttaacgtcttttttttcgacatactatactatgacgttttcgacatgctgtactatcactttttatgactgtttttgatgtgcCATAGTGTGcggttgtgtgtctgttttgacatgctatactatgacttttttgaatttttttgacgtTCTAGACTGTgattttttatgtctttttttttcgtcacactgtattatgacttttcatgatttattttttcaaaatgctgtaTTATAACTTtgttctacatgctatactatgcctttttacaATATTCTTCAGTTTATGACCTTTAttatcacatactatactacaacattttaagaattctttcgacataccatacaattttttttcttcatactatgctattacttctttgatttgttttagacaaaaatgactttgtattttttttcgaCCTAAGactcttttttcgacatactatactatgacttttaatgatttttaaaaatataatacatataatgacttttttcgacatattatccaatgactttttgtgacttttcttgacttactttgatattttttgaaaaatgtatgccATCACTTTTAATGactatttttgaaatactatataatgacttctttcaacatactacatcATGAggtttatgtcttttttcgacatactataccatgaacttttatgattttgttcaaaatactatactctgactttttttgataatactatactacgacttatgaaaagtgatagtatagtgactatactatcacttttcatgattttttttatataccaTAGTGTGCcctttaactacattttttgacaaattatactatactatgtcttttttctgaaatactatgctgtgactttttatgattttttttgacataagactctttttagaaaatgctatgctatgacttttttgacatactatgctatgacattttatgtctttttatcgacatactatactgagtttttttctttttttcgacACACCATATTAGGacttttaggatttttttccacataagactctttttacaaaaatctatgctgtgactttttgtgtcttttttaaacataccatactgtgaatttttatgtcttttttaaacatagtatTCCATgaccttttatattttttccacataagactctttttatgaaatcaatttttttgataTCCCATAGTGttcctttttatgactttttaacatactgtactatgacttttttcaacatgctgtgataggacttttatttttattcaacatataatactatgactttttatgatttttttcgacataacaCTATTTACGaaatgctatgctatgactttttttgaaactttttttgacatgctatactatgactttttgtgtatttatgacAAAAAATTGACATACTGTgctgactttttataatttttttcaacatactatactatgacttttaatgattcTTTTGACATAAGACTCGTTTTACTaaatgctatgctatgactttttttgacatactatgagtttttatgatttttctcaaaatactatactatgatttttatttttatttattatactatgcctttttttactttttcaacacactatactttgaatttttaatgattcataaaaagtcatgtatGTCACGAGCtttcaaacaacacagatgatttgtttttgaaacaatgttttcattattacttttattattgaTAGACAATTGTTTAACAGAGGTACAGGTATTGGTATTGCAACAGATTGTAATACTGTGAAGCAGCACTGAGAGCACCTTGGTAAACCACATGTGCCCATGTGCTGGAGAGAGTGGATTTCAACAGCACAACAAATTCATACTGATCTGGTCAATATGGCAGCACATAACTGTATATGTGTGATGATGAGAATTAATACATAAAATTACAGACAAATGCGACGATTGCAAGGAGACCgtctgttaaaaaacaaaaaacaaaatatttctttgcACTTCCCACACTCTTCTGGCTTCTCCTCAGCTCAGCTATCTCAGTTACTGGAAATCCCTTTGCCGGTGGCTTTTGCAAAGGAAGTGACATCATTCCCAGTGTCTAACAACAAGCAAAGACGTAGGTATCTTATTCTATTTGTCTGTGTATATCTATCCAGGCGGTACAAcatcaggtcaaaatgtttttttcaacttatcTGTATTGTTTCATTTTGACCTGATCATCTCCTctaggttattttttttatttgctgacTGAATGAGACACATGTATGacagttgttttttacagtttccAAAGACATAGCTACTAGTaaagaaatatactgtattgtgaactatcaaaataaatgaaattatgtTATTTACATAACATACAAACAATACTTCATcacaaactgttttgttttataagaATAGGCTACGGTATGTCTGGCATGCTTTCATCTGAATAAATGAAGCCATGAATGAGGTTATACACGGCTAAAATAaatcctcttctctccttttaaCTGTTTTGCGTTCCAAGAGTGTTGCTGGTTCTCCGACATCCATACTGTCTTTCTTGAGTGCATCTACACTGCAGTACTTTGTGCAAATAGGCAGCCCTCATAAACTGTTAATTGTATACATTTACGACCTAAAACATATCTCCAAACCCATACAGCTGGTACACCTAGGCTGCAACAATTATACCTTTCTTTACTGCTGGGATATGTGGATGAAATAAGCCTTCAGTTTTGGGGAAAATGTAAACAAGGCTTCAAATGTGAATATGAGCATCACAAAATATCAAGATTAATATGATATCAATTCAGAATGATTGTGAAACTGTGCGCTTTGAGGAAAGAATGTTGCGTTTGCTACACAAGCACCTGAATGCTGCTGAATTTTGTGTATCAATATGAACATGTCATGAACAAAGCAGTTGACAAAATTACAAGCAGGAATCAAATGCACCATTGTTGTCTTAATAGCAgtctgtgtaaaatgtaaactgCAGTACTGCAATCCAACATTGCAAAAAGGCAACGCCAGTGCTGTCTTTGATGATTTATCTTCCTATGACGACTGtatttaacacatttgtgaGAAAAACTTCTTTCTCTACACACTGTAGCTCTGATCTTTCCACATTAGTCTACATTTGCCTAAAATTTCTGAGCTCTACTTCTACACacttttcaattattttctttactaTAAGATCTTAGGACAAATCAACAAAGACATATCCTTtatgaaaaagggaaatacatattaaaaatgcAGTGAATAAGGAATGGTTAAATAAGGTTcaataaaacatgaacattgGTCCATATTCTCATATTGCCTTGTAGAGCTGCTCCACCATAAGGAAGTCTCCATGTTGAAGCTGGATCATCACTGAAGGGTAAACGATACTGTTACCCTTTCTCGCTCCTTAAGCTTGGCAACATGGGCTCAGAGGAGagaatgttaaaaagaaacaaacaaaaagtatttCGACCCAGTCCGCCTTATCCCTCGAGTTctccattttgttgtcttgttgCCTTTATGGTCTTTCTCCCAACCTCTCTACCCTCTTTTCCTCTATCCACCCTTTGATCTATCTCTCCTCCAGGTTCGGAAAGATGGATTCAGGGGAGCTAAAAGTCATCTctgatttctatttttttatcctCAACAGTTTTTCCCAATTCACCCCCAGCCTTAGAAAGAAGACTGTGGGAAAGCTGacgtctcctcttcctcctcctccatgtaGAGGGAGGAGCTGGATGAGGATTTCCCCCACTtgcttcttcctcctccactcaGACTCCTCTCTAGAAGGGCGAGTTGGGGGAGTGGATGATACTGGCTGAGCTGATGGAGATGTCATCAGAGTCAGATGGGAGGCTGGGGTTTGGGAAAGGGTCAGAGCAAGTGTCAGGGGTCAGAGAGGACAGGCCAGGGAGGCAACTGGGAGGCTCCGCCCATAGTGTTGTCATTGTTGATGTTGTTACTGTTGTCATTGTCAGCATCATCTGCCATGACAGCGGCTTCACATTCGGGTGGCGTCCTCGTCTGAGAACCTGCCCCTCCTTATCAAGAGGGGTGGCCTGAATGAGGATAAAACAGGAGAATATTATGATTAGATCCTCTGATGAAGGGAATCAGCAGCCAGGAATCCTTTAGTATGGAGGACCAGGAGAGCCTTGCACATGTCGGTTAAGTTATTAATTGATAGTTTATTGGATCTATAAATATACCTAAATTAAACTATCAATGAAAAgatcaataaaaatatatttatcaaTACCTAAATGAAAGATTTTGATGCAACAACACAATTCTTAAATTATTATCAATCAACATTTGCAGCTGGATTAATACActaaactgttgttttgttgtgaattCATCTGGACAAGTCTGTTATTAATTCCTCTTGTCAGTGTccacatttctgtaaatatcaATCAGCCAAATTTATAACTGGAAATCTATTATAACCACAAACCTCCTGGTCCTCCATGAATCAATGATGGATAAAGACACAGGAATTTGGCCATGGGAGCTGAATAGCAAGTTCCGGTATTAGTACAGGCAGGCAGGTAGGGAGCATGACATTTATCCTACACCCCTTGATTGTGACAAGCCTACAAGGGAGCAGGGTTATTTCTTTGGAAGGCAGcattcacaaagaaatattGTAATCAGAAAGTGACTGTTACTCAGTGTATACCAcagcaacaacagtttgtttactttgttgtCAAAGATATGAATACATGTTCAACGGGGAAATAGGAAAAACATGCACAAGGGTCCTTTTAAGGGTAACTTTCACTTCCTtgtttaaacacatttagaaatCCAGGAGACATTGGTAAACCGTGACACGACATAGAGGACAAGGCTTTAGCAAAAGACAGACAACAAGGATGCATGTGCTGCATGAAATATATGTTTACAACGTGCGCGGGAACGACATTGTCAAAGCAGCACAGCAGAAGCCAGCCAGCAGGGCTGCACGCAGGGAAGAGGGAGGCAGCAATTTATGTGACactatttgctttgttttgatttcttgCTACTTGTGTCTCTATGGAAACCTGGCGTACCTTATCCAGTACATGGCCGGGTGCTGGTAGAAATCCAACGACCCAGATCTCTGCATAGAAAAACTGTCGTCCAACTGAATACAAAAAGAAACCAGCACAATTAATCTAAACATCagttcactttaaaaaaaaaaaaaa from Etheostoma cragini isolate CJK2018 chromosome 13, CSU_Ecrag_1.0, whole genome shotgun sequence harbors:
- the rfxap gene encoding regulatory factor X-associated protein codes for the protein MNEDENLASANKDKDSTLLLTKDGQRYYVSKSGVVDSRNVITPHEPENNVSYDMDDQDEESDVLDTSDPRDSAASPEELNDEETSEGDNAPKQCTYDGCTETTTQVAKQRKPWMCKKHRNKMYKDKYKKKKSDQAMSSGKLDENSDERPVSVNKQRLGAVGDRPARPSLIEQVLNQKRLSLLRSPEVISFLQQQQRLLATQSRSQSQQQFQGC